The Corylus avellana chromosome ca8, CavTom2PMs-1.0 genome has a segment encoding these proteins:
- the LOC132190009 gene encoding protein NLP4-like, with protein MMEDGVLPPVTMLDTLLDTPTDLDFMDELFLDGCWLETTDGSEFLHQNPSRSGALLDPLLLWPALETDGNLSISPSQKGNQDEMQRPSSDESQERSLVDAISLGQNTITLAECCSVSENNVIEGSELGTRLWIAPGGNPGSTSSVTERLIKAIGYIRDVTIDKDVLIQIWVPVSRGGRRILTTSNQPYSLGSTCPSIARYREISENFVFSAEKDSKDLAGLPGRVFLDKVPEWTPDVRFFRSDEYPRVGHAQLHDICGTLALPIFEQGSRTCLGVIEVVMTKRQIKYHPELESVCKALEAVDLRSNDALSSEHVKASNKVYQAALPEILEVLRSACETHRLPLAQTWVPCIQQGKEGCRHSDDNYLDCVSTVDHACIVADYNMQGFHEACSEHHLLKGQGMVGRAFRTNQPCFSTDIRSTGKTEYPLAHHARVFGLQAAVAIHLRSIHTGTTDFVLEFFLPVDCTDPEEQKRMLNSLSVIIQQVCQSLRVVTDKELKEDSNLPVDGKPSREEILHESSEFWKHQHDSNLKRNAEFGEECSPNDEDSFPSVDMGKAGEKKRTKAEKTITLEALQQYFAGSLKDAAKSIGVCPTTLKRICRHHGIKRWPSRKIKKVGHSLQKLQGVIDSVQGASGAFQIKSFYTNFPELASPNLSGTNPFSASKLREHPQPSSMQPEGGILSPQAAASKSPPSSSCSQNSSSSHCCSSGTHQNPSTWNVAGFDDPMVGENLDDGVLKRIGIEAEPQASSQGPNLLARSWSHKSLNEHPNAENLPPLWKDSGRLSQEGDALKVKVTYGDEKVRFRMQNTWKHKDLLLEITRRFNIDDISRFDLKYLDDDAEWILLTCDADLEECIDVCRSSQIQTIKLCLQVSHYHLRNP; from the exons ATGATGGAAGATGGTGTTTTACCACCCGTTACCATGCTGGATACTCTGCTTGATACACCTACGGATTTGGACTTCATGGATGAACTTTTTTTGGATGGATGCTGGTTGGAAACAACAGATGGATCTGAATTCCTTCATCAGAATCCCTCTAGGTCTGGTGCCCTCTTAGACCCTTTACTTTTATGGCCTGCTTTGGAGACTGATGGCAACTTGAGCATAAGTCCATCTCAAAAGGGCAATCAAGATGAGATGCAAAGACCGTCGTCTGATGAATCACAGGAAAGAAGTTTAGTCGATGCTATATCTCTCGGACAGAATACGATTACTCTTGCCGAGTGTTGTAGTGTGTCTGAAAATAATGTAATTGAAGGTTCTGAACTAGGCACAAGGTTGTGGATTGCACCCGGAGGGAATCCGGGTTCTACATCTTCTGTAACAGAGAGATTAATTAAGGCAATTGGGTATATTAGAGACGTCACAATAGATAAAGATGTTCTTATACAGATATGGGTGCCTGTCAGTAGAGGGGGTAGACGCATTCTAACAACTAGTAATCAACCTTACTCCCTTGGTTCTACCTGTCCAAGTATTGCAAGATACCGAGAGATCTCTGAGAACTTTGTATTCTCAGCTGAGAAGGATTCTAAGGACTTGGCAGGATTGCCTGGTCGGGTTTTCTTGGATAAGGTTCCTGAGTGGACACCAGATGTTCGATTCTTTAGAAGTGATGAGTACCCAAGAGTTGGTCATGCTCAACTGCATGATATTTGTGGAACTCTTGCCCTTCCAATCTTTGAACAAGGCAGTAGGACTTGCTTGGGCGTTATTGAGGTGGTGATGACGAAGCGGCAGATCAAGTATCACCCTGAGCTTGAAAGTGTTTGCAAGGCACTTGAG GCTGTTGATCTTAGGAGTAATGATGCTTTGAGCTCTGAGCATGTCAAG GCATCCAACAAGGTTTACCAAGCTGCATTGCCTGAGATTCTAGAAGTTTTGAGATCTGCCTGCGAGACACATAGATTGCCCTTAGCTCAAACTTGGGTTCCATGCATTCAACAAGGTAAAGAGGGGTGCCGGCACTCTGATGACAACTACCTTGATTGTGTTTCAACTGTAGATCATGCTTGCATTGTAGCCGATTACAATATGCAGGGTTTCCATGAGGCTTGCTCTGAGCATCACTTGTTGAAGGGTCAAGGAATGGTTGGGAGAGCATTTAGGACCAACCAGCCATGCTTCTCAACTGATATAAGATCCACTGGCAAGACAGAGTACCCTTTGGCTCACCATGCAAGGGTGTTTGGATTACAGGCTGCTGTTGCGATACACCTGCGCAGCATCCACACTGGTACAACCGACTTTGTCTTGGAGTTCTTCTTGCCTGTGGATTGTACAGATCCTGAAGAACAGAAGAGGATGCTTAATTCACTGTCCGTTATTATACAGCAGGTTTGCCAGAGCTTACGTGTTGTAACAGACAAGGAGCTGAAGGAGGATAGTAATTTGCCAGTTGATGGTAAACCTAGCAGAGAAGAGATTTTACATGAGTCCTCAGAGTTTTGGAAACATCAACATGATTCTAACCTAAAAAGAAATGCTGAGTTTGGTGAAGAGTGTTCTCCAAATGATGAGGATAGCTTCCCAAGTGTGGATATGGGTAAAGCGGGAGAGAAAAAACGTACCAAGGCAGAGAAAACGATCACTTTGGAAGCTCTTCAGCAATATTTTGCTGGTAGTCTAAAAGATGCCGCAAAGAGTATTGGAG TGTGTCCAACGACTTTGAAAAGAATCTGCCGACATCATGGGATTAAACGTTGGCCTTCTCGAAAAATTAAGAAGGTTGGTCACTCCTTACAGAAACTCCAAGGGGTAATCGACTCAGTGCAGGGTGCATCTGGTGCTTTTCAAATTAAATCCTTTTATACAAACTTCCCAGAGCTAGCCTCTCCAAACTTATCGGGAACCAACCCATTTTCAGCTTCAAAGCTCCGTGAGCATCCACAGCCATCAAGCATGCAGCCTGAGGGTGGGATTTTGAGCCCTCAAGCTGCTGCATCAAAATCACCACCCTCCTCTTCATGCAGTCAGAATTCGAGTTCAAGTCATTGCTGTTCCAGTGGGACACACCAAAATCCTTCTACATGGAATGTTGCTGGTTTTGACGATCCAATGGTTGGCGAAAACCTTGATGATGGTGTGCTAAAAAGGATTGGAATTGAAGCAGAGCCGCAGGCCTCAAGTCAAGGACCAAACCTCCTGGCTAGATCCTGGAGCCATAAATCTCTTAATGAGCATCCTAATGCTGAGAATCTTCCACCCTTATGGAAAGATAGTGGTCGGCTATCTCAAGAAGGGGATGCTCTCAAAGTCAAGGTCACATATGGAGATGAGAAAGTTCGTTTTCGCATGCAAAACACTTGGAAACACAAGGATTTGCTGCTAGAAATCACCAGACGATTTAATATAGATGACATAAGTAGATTTGATCTCAAGTACTTGGATGATGATGCCGAGTGGATCTTATTAACATGTGATGCTGATTTGGAGGAGTGTATTGATGTATGCCGATCATCGCAGATCCAAACTATCAAACTCTGCCTCCAAGTTTCTCATTATCATTTACGAAATCCTTAG
- the LOC132189085 gene encoding uncharacterized protein LOC132189085, translating into MRIWSWSRTMGLLLGFLASVSLFQVLVTSSVVSAERSDARFLVTSSATSGVKHSEDYCAMYDICGKRKDGKVLNCPFGSPAMKPDELLSSKIQSLCPTITGNVCCTEYQFDTLRTQVQQAIPFLVGCPACLRNFLNLFCELTCSPNQSLFINVTSVSKVNNNLTVDGIDFFITDGFGEGLYDSCNDVKFGTMNSRALEFIGAGAQNFKEWFAFIGRRAELNVPGSPYAIKFHSDVTESSGMKPMNVSTYSCGDISLGCSCGDCPSSPVCSNTAPPALHKRGACSVRIGSLKAKCVDFALAILYIILVSMFLGWGLFHRARERKPHPRTKHFLNATIAGQLHSVNRQKDENLPMQMLEDAPQIRNGIQLSVVQGYMSNFFRKYGTWVARNPTLVLCSSLAMVLLLCLGLIRFKVETRPEKLWVGPGSKAAEEKRFFDTHLAPFYRIEQIILATIPDAVDGKIPSIVTDDNIKLLFEIQKKVDGIRANYSGSMISLSDICMKPLDQDCATQSVLQYFKMDVKNYDDFGGVEHLKYCFEHYSSADTCMSAFKAPLDPSTALGGFPGNNYSEASAFMVTYPVNNAIDKEVNVTQRAVAWEKAFIQLVKDELLPMVQSKNLTLSFSSESSIEEELKRESTADAITILISYLVMFAYISLTLGDTPCLHSFYISSKVLLGLFGVMLVMFSVLGSVGFFSAIGVKSTLIIMEVIPFLVLAVGVDNMCILVHAVKRQPLELPLEGRISNALVEVGPSITLASLSEVLAFAVGSFIPMPACRVFSMFAALAVLLDFLLQVTAFVALIVFDFLRAEDKRVDCFPCIKVSSPHADSDKGIINQRKPGLLVRYMKEIHAPILSLWGVKIVVISVFFGWALASIALCTRIEPGLEQKIVLPRESYLQGYFNNVSEYLRIGPPLYFVVKNYNYSSESRHTNQLCSISQCDSDSLLSEIARASLTPESTYIAKPAASWLDDFLVWMSPEAFGCCRKFTNGSYCPPDDQPPCCSSSGGICGLDGVCKDCTTCFRHSDLHNDRPSTVQFMEKLPWFLNALPSADCAKGGHGAYTSSVELNGYETGVIQASSFRTYHTPLNKQTDYVNSMRAAREFSSKVSDSLKIEIFPYSVFYMFFEQYLDIWRTALINLAIAIGAVFVVCLIITCSFWNSAIIFLVLAMIVIDLMGVMAILNIQLNAVSVVNLVMSVGIAVEFCVHMTHAFSVSSGDKEQRTKEALGTMGASVFSGITLTKLVGVIVLCFSRTEVFVVYYFQMYLALVLLGFLHGLVFLPVFLSMFGPPSRCVLMEQREDHPSPSQL; encoded by the exons ATGAGAATCTGGAGCTGGAGCAGAACAATGGGGCTTCTTCTAGGGTTTCTCGCTTCAGTTTCTTTGTTCCAG GTCTTAGTCACCTCATCTGTTGTGAGTGCAGAGAGGTCCGATGCCCGGTTTCTTGTCACGTCCAGTGCCACATCAGG GGTAAAGCATTCTGAAGATTATTGTGCGATGTATGACATTTGTGGAAAACGTAAAGATGGAAAAGTTTTGAACTGTCCTTTCGGTTCCCCTGCTATGAAG CCGGACGAGTTGCTTTCATCAAAGATCCAAAGTTTATGCCCAACAATCACTGGCAATGTCTGTTGTACAGAATATCAGTTTGACACATTACGGACACAAGTCCAGCAA GCAATACCTTTTCTTGTAGGTTGTCCAGCATGCTTGAGAAACTTTTTAAACCTGTTCTGCGAGCTTACGTGCTCTCCAAATCAGAGTTTATTTATCAATGTGACTTCTGTTTCCAAG GTTAATAACAACTTGACCGTGGATgggattgatttttttataactgATGGTTTTGGTGAAGGGTTATACGACTCTTGCAATGATGTGAAGTTTGGTACCATGAATTCTCGAGCTTTAGAATTTATTGGTGCTGGTGCTCAAAACTTTAAAG AGTGGTTTGCTTTTATTGGAAGACGAGCAGAATTAAATGTGCCGGGTTCACCATATGCCATTAAATTCCATTCAGATGTTACTGAGTCATCTGGAATGAAACCTATGAATGTTTCTACTTATTCATGTGGTGATATTTCACTAGGCTGTTCATGTGGTGATTGCCCTTCATCTCCAGTCTGCTCTAATACAGCTCCTCCTGCTTTGCATAAAAGAGGAGCTTGTTCAGTGAGAATTGGGTCTCTTAAG GCCAAATGTGTTGACTTTGCTTTAGCAATCCTGTATATCATATTGGTTTCTATGTTTTTAGGATGGGGTTTATTTCATCGGGCAAGAGAAAGGAAACCACATCCTAGAACAAAACATTTCTTGAATGCCACAATTGCTGGTCAACTCCATTCTGTTAACAGGCAAAAGGATGAGAACCTCCCCATGCAG ATGCTTGAAGATGCTCCACAAATTAGAAATGGGATCCAACTTTCAGTTGTGCAAGGATACATGTCAAACTTTTTCAG GAAATATGGAACATGGGTTGCAAGAAATCCAACCTTAGTTTTGTGTTCATCGTTGGCTATGGTTCTTTTACTTTGTTTGGGTCTAATCCGTTTCAAGGTGGAGACACGGCCTGAAAAG CTATGGGTAGGGCCTGGGAGTAAAGCTGCAGAGGAGAAACGATTTTTCGACACACACCTAGCTCCCTTTTACAGAATTGAACAG atCATATTGGCAACAATTCCAGATGCGGTGGATGGTAAAATACCAAGTATTGTGACAGATGACAACATTAAGTTACTGTTTGAAATACAAAAGAAG GTTGATGGAATTCGTGCAAATTATTCAGGATCAATGATAAGTCTCAGTGATATTTGTATGAAGCCACTGGACCAAGATTGTGCCACTCAAAGTGTTCTACAG TATTTTAAAatggatgttaaaaattatGATGATTTTGGGGGAGTTGAACACCTGAAGTATTGTTTTGAG CATTATTCCTCTGCAGACACATGTATGAGTGCATTTAAGGCTCCTCTAGATCCAAGCACTGCATTAGGAGGTTTCCCTGGGAACAATTATTCTGAG GCTTCTGCATTTATGGTAACTTATCCTGTAAACAATGCTATTGATAAAGAAGTTAATGTAACTCAAAGGGCAGTGGCTTGGGAGAAGGCTTTTATTCAGTTAGTGAAG GATGAGTTGTTGCCTATGGTGCAATCTAAAAATTTGACTCTTTCTTTTTCATCGGAAAGCTCCATTGAGGAAGAATTGAAAAGAGAAAGTACTGCAGATGCCATTACTATATTG ATAAGCTATCTTGTGATGTTTGCTTACATCTCTCTTACTTTGGGTGATACTCCGTGTTTACATTCTTTTTACATTTCATCTAAG GTATTGCTTGGTCTTTTTGGAGTAATGCTTGTCATGTTCTCTGTTCTCGGATCAGTTGGATTTTTTAGTGCTATTGGAGTAAAATCTACGCTGATCATAATGGAAGTTATTCCATTTCTTGTTCTAGCT GTTGGGGTAGATAATATGTGCATACTGGTACATGCTGTTAAGCGGCAACCATTAGAGTTGCCTTTAGAAGGACGGATAAGTAATGCTCTTGTGGAAGTTGGACCATCCATAACCCTAGCAAGTCTCTCGGAGGTTTTAGCTTTTGCAGTTGGAAGTTTTATTCCTATGCCAGCTTGCCGCGTGTTCTCCATGTTTGCAG CATTGGCTGTTCTTCTGGACTTCCTTCTGCAAGTTACTGCTTTTGTTGCTTTAATAGTTTTTGACTTTCTCCGAGCCGAGGATAAGAGGGTTGATTGCTTTCCTTGTATAAAAGTTTCTTCACCACATGCAGACTCTGATAAAG GTATTATTAATCAGAGAAAACCTGGACTGCTGGTTCGATATATGaag GAAATCCACGCACCCATCCTCAGTCTTTGGGGAGTCAAAATAGTTGTCATTTCTGTCTTTTTTGGATGGGCGTTGGCTAGCATT GCATTATGCACTAGGATTGAACCTGGTTTGGAACAAAAGATTGTTCTTCCCCGAGAATCGTATCTTCAG GGGTATTTTAATAATGTTTCAGAGTATCTCAGAATTGGACCACCCCTATACTTTGTTGTGAAGAACTATAACTATAG CTCAGAATCAAGACATACGAACCAGTTATGCTCCATCAGCCAATGTGATTCAGACTCCCTTTTAAGTGAG ATTGCAAGAGCATCCTTAACACCAGAATCAACTTACATCGCTAAGCCTGCCGCTTCATGgcttgatgattttcttgtGTGGATGTCTCCAGAAGCATTTGGGTGCTGTCGAAAGTTTACAAATGGGAGTTATTGCCCTCCTGATGATCAG CCACCTTGCTGTTCTTCAAGTGGAGGTATTTGTGGCCTAGATGGAGTATGCAAAGACTGTACCACG TGCTTCCGTCACTCAGATTTGCATAATGATCGTCCATCTACTGTGCAATTCATGGAGAAACTTCCCTGGTTCCTGAATGCTCTACCCTCTGCTGATTGTGCTAAAGGTGGCCATGGGGCTTACACTAGTAGTGTGGAACTGAACG GATATGAGACTGGTGTTATTCAAGCGTCGTCATTTCGTACTTATCATACACCCCTCAACAAGCAG ACTGACTATGTTAATTCAATGAGGGCTGCTCGAGAGTTCAGTTCAAAGGTTTCTGATTCTTTGAAG ATTGAGATCTTTCCATATTCAgtgttttatatgttttttgagCAATACCTTGACATATGGAGGACAGCGCTAATCAACCTTGCTATAGCCATTG GTGCAgtgtttgttgtttgtttaattATCACATGCAG TTTTTGGAATTCAGCAATTATTTTTCTGGTGTTAGCAATGATTGTCATAGATCTCATG GGTGTGATGGCAATTCTGAATATCCAATTGAATGCTGTCTCCGTCGTTAACCTTGTTATGTCAGTCGGCATTGCTGTTGAGTTTTGTGTGCATATGACACATGCTTTCTCG GTAAGCAGTGGAGATAAGGAACAACGCACTAAGGAGGCTCTGGGTACAATGGGGGCATCTGTCTtcag TGGAATCACGCTGACAAAGCTAGTTGGGGTGATTGTTCTTTGTTTCTCAAGGACAGAAGTTTTTGTG GTTTATTACTTCCAAATGTACCTTGCATTGGTCCTTCTTGGTTTCTTGCATGGACTTGTATTCTTACCA GTATTTTTGAGCATGTTTGGTCCACCTTCTAGATGTGTGCTCATGGAGCAGCGAGAAGATCATCCATCTCCATCACAACTGTAG